The proteins below come from a single Parageobacillus thermoglucosidasius genomic window:
- a CDS encoding MetQ/NlpA family ABC transporter substrate-binding protein, with protein MVKKAFISILAFILVFSLAGCGKTAGSEAKDKKIKVGIRSSELRTWEFIKEKAKKEGLDLELVTFNASVDPNQVLAEGDIDVNAFQHIAYLTSFNEKNGTDIVPIGTTIIAPLGLYSKKYKSLDEIPKNAKIAVPNDATNWGRALLLLQEAKLIKVVDNFDGNGGVDKIKENPKNIEIVPVDGAATPRVMDDVDASIINNGVAVEAGLYLKDAIIHESATAKPYINVIAARKEDADRPELKKLVKIYQTDEVANFIKKTYKGNYIPTFIPLEELKTFKDAYKN; from the coding sequence ATGGTGAAAAAAGCATTTATCTCTATTCTTGCTTTTATTTTAGTGTTTAGTTTGGCGGGATGTGGAAAAACAGCCGGGAGTGAAGCGAAAGATAAAAAAATTAAAGTTGGCATTCGCAGCTCGGAATTGCGGACATGGGAATTTATTAAAGAGAAAGCAAAAAAAGAAGGACTAGATCTTGAATTGGTTACTTTCAACGCATCGGTTGATCCCAATCAAGTGCTGGCTGAAGGGGATATTGATGTCAATGCGTTTCAACATATTGCCTATTTAACGAGTTTCAATGAAAAAAACGGTACAGATATTGTCCCGATTGGAACGACGATTATCGCACCGTTAGGCCTTTATTCCAAAAAATATAAGTCTCTTGATGAGATACCGAAAAATGCCAAAATCGCGGTGCCAAATGATGCAACGAACTGGGGCCGTGCCTTGCTTTTATTGCAAGAAGCAAAGCTAATCAAGGTAGTAGATAATTTCGATGGAAACGGCGGAGTGGACAAAATCAAAGAAAATCCAAAAAACATCGAGATTGTTCCTGTGGATGGGGCGGCTACACCGCGGGTCATGGATGATGTTGATGCATCTATTATTAACAACGGTGTAGCGGTGGAAGCAGGATTGTATTTAAAAGATGCCATTATTCATGAAAGCGCGACTGCAAAACCGTATATCAACGTGATTGCGGCGCGGAAAGAAGACGCCGATCGCCCTGAGTTGAAGAAACTGGTCAAAATCTATCAAACAGATGAAGTGGCGAATTTCATTAAGAAAACGTATAAGGGAAACTACATTCCAACGTTTATTCCGTTAGAAGAGTTAAAAACATTTAAAGACGCTTATAAAAATTAA